From a region of the Arachis ipaensis cultivar K30076 chromosome B09, Araip1.1, whole genome shotgun sequence genome:
- the LOC107617513 gene encoding MATH domain-containing protein At5g43560 isoform X1: protein MAGVVSEESGVGKSAEGISSGQRCQSGDALAEWRSSEQVENGITSTSPPYWDTDDEDDGGPKPSELYGKYTWKIEKFSQITKRELRSNAFEVGGYKWYILIYPQGCDVCNHLSLFLCVANHDKLLPGWSHFAQFTIAVVNKDPKKSKYSDTLHRFWKKEHDWGWKKFMELSKVYDGFVDTSDNLIIKAQVQVIREKSDRPFRCLDCQYRRELVRVYLTNVEQICRRFVEERRSKLGKLIEDKARWSSFFAFWREIDQNSRRRMSREKTDVILKVVVKHFFIEKEVTSTLVMDSLYSGLRALEGQTKCKKARVKSLDGEEMPAPIIRVEKDMFVLVDDVLLLLERAAIEPLPPKEEKGPQNRTKDGNSGEDFNKDSIERDERRLTELGRRTLEIFVLAHIFSNKIEVAYQEAVALKRQEELIREEEAAWQAESDQKVKRGVGEKEKKSKRKQAKQKRNNRKGKDKGKEERTALALNGKNQDDNDVDEKKDSIMDEPQSLSEKADAMEDVSDVSDSVDAVVEVLQPDSEDRDASPVNWDTDASEAHPPTEASSNGIGVSSMQNGLSEKRSSSVIDDSSSTCSTDSLPSVVMNDHYKGSPFSNYKAHKSPSRAKNHGKASCDIGSWTNETDGQPSGSATDAVGIHNESGSSKVRESESKGTVISLRDRLKWAEQHVVRKEEDVASLQQKQNIKDQVETERPVDNESLRKENIPAVPSSPLSPLRNISSTVQMKSEEHKTSATVDPVHIRKTSSPFSSASQATTVSKTETLKSSTASVRLTERSVAQLSVMSRPSSSPLVPGPRPAAPVVSMAQTAPPLSRSVSASSRLGPDPSPATHSYVPQSYRNAIIGNPVTSTAANLTHSSSSSSTVKQSSGFSQPSSMVSSPIFLPQGSDRMGTNAGQTGLPFGMVKRDVLHNGPQWMENSQSETSRSMHYDQPSGLNDIQNHHDLYRPVHSRSMGDILTEFPACTSGRQNQGLLVDEFPHLDIINDLLDDETGVGKSAKASSTFQSLNSGPHLLNRQFSYPGDLGADDDFGSSTSSCRFERSLSFHHHDHGFQGGYRSSNGHFDSMRDYVPQMSTSYVNGQVDGVMPNQWQVGGSDLLYLGMRNSDNDGYSYYPDYSNVASGINGYSIFRPSNGPT, encoded by the exons GTATATTTTAATCTATCCACAAGGTTGTGATGTTTGCAATCATCTTTCGCTGTTTCTGTGTGTGGCTAATCATGATAAACTTCTTCCAG GATGGAGCCATTTCGCGCAATTCACAATTGCCGTGGTCAACAAAGACCCAAAGAAATCAAAATATTCTG ATACGTTGCATCGATTTTGGAAGAAGGAGCATGACTGGGGATGGAAAAAATTTATGGAGCTTTCCAAGGTGTATGATGGATTTGTTGACACTTCTGACAATCTGATAATAAAAGCTCAAGTTCAAGTCATTAG GGAGAAATCAGACAGACCTTTTCGTTGCCTTGATTGTCAGTATAGGAGAGAACTTGTTAGGGTATATTTGACAAATGTAGAACAAATTTGCCGGCGCTTTGTGGAAGAGAGAAGAAGCAAGCTTGGGAAGTTGATAGAGGATAAAGCTAGGTGGTCGAG TTTCTTTGCTTTCTGGCGGGAAATTGACCAAAATTCTAGGCGCCGCATGTCGAGAGAGAAGACAGATGTAATTTTGAAGGTAGTTGTAAAACACTTCTTTATAGAGAAAGAAGTCACGTCTACGTTGGTTATGGACTCTTTGTACAGTGGGCTGAGGGCTCTTGAAGGCCAGACTAAGTGCAAGAAGGCTAGGGTAAAATCGCTGGATGGTGAAGAAATGCCAGCACCAATTATTCGTGTTGAGAAGGATATGTTTGTATTGGTGGATGATGTTTTACTGCTACTAGAAAGGGCTGCTATAGAACCACTCCCTCCTAAAGAGGAGAAGGGTCCTCAGAATCGTACAAAG GATGGAAACTCGGGAGAGGACTTCAATAAAGATTCTATAGAGCGTGATGAAAGGCGTCTCACAGAATTGGGTCGTAGAACTTTGGAGATATTTGTCCTTGCCCATATATTCAG CAATAAAATTGAGGTTGCATACCAGGAGGCTGTTGCACTTAAGAGACAGGAAGAGCTCATCCGGGAAGAAGAGGCTGCATGGCAAGCTGAAAGTGATCAGAAAGTAAAACGTGGTGTCGGTGAGAAGGAAAAGAAGTCAAAGAGAAAACAG GCGAAACAAAAACGGAACAATCGCAAAGGAAAGGATAAAGGGAAGGAGGAGAGGACTGCTTTGGCTCTTAATGGCAAGAACCAAGATGACAATGATGTTGATGAGAAAAAGGATTCTATTATGGATGAGCCTCAAAGTCTGTCTGAAAAGGCTGATGCCATGGAAGATGTTTCTGATGTGTCTGACTCCGTGGATGCCGTTGTTGAGGTACTTCAACctgattcagaagacagagaTGCTAGTCCTGTTAATTGGGATACTGATGCATCTGAAGCTCATCCTCCAACTGAGGCTAGTAGCAACGGCATAGGTGTTTCATCGATGCAAAATGGACTGTCTGAGAAAAGGAGCAGTTCAGTGATAGATGATAGTTCTTCAACATGCTCAACTGATTCATTGCCATCAGTGGTCATGAATGACCATTACAAGGGGAGCCCTTTCTCAAATTATAAAGCCCATAAGTCACCTAGCAG AGCTAAGAACCATGGTAAAGCATCTTGTGATATTGGTAGCTGGACAAATGAAACAGATGGTCAACCATCTGGTTCTGCCACAGATGCTGTGGGTATTCACAATGAGTCTGGAAGCAGTAAGGTTCGGGAATCTGAGTCCAAGGGTACTGTCATCTCCTTGCGGGACCGGTTAAAGTGGGCTGAGCAACATGTTGTAAGAAAG GAGGAGGATGTTGCTTCACTGCAACAGAAACAGAATATCAAAGACCAAGTTGAGACAGAGAGACCTGTTGACAATGAAAGTCTACGGAAAGAGAATATACCAGCAGTGCCATCCTCACCATTAAGTCCCCTTAGAAACATATCCTCAACTGTTCAGATGAAGTCAGAAGAACACAAGACCAGCGCTACTGTAGATCCTGTTCATATCAGGAAAACATCTTCACCTTTCTCATCTGCATCACAAGCAACAACTGTGTCCAAAACCGAGACCCTAAAATCTTCAACTGCAAGTGTGAGATTAACTGAAAGATCTGTAGCACAACTTTCCGTGATGTCAAGACCTTCTAGTTCTCCTTTAGTTCCTGGTCCCAGGCCTGCAGCTCCTGTTGTCTCAATGGCTCAAACAGCTCCTCCACTTTCACGTTCAGTGAGTGCATCTAGTCGGTTAGGTCCTGATCCATCACCTGCTACTCACAGTTATGTTCCTCAATCCTACAGAAATGCTATAATAGGGAACCCAGTGACTTCAACAGCTGCCAATCTGACCCATTCCAGTTCCTCCAGTTCCACAGTGAAACAATCTTCTGGGTTTTCTCAACCGTCCTCCATGGTATCATCACCGATATTTTTACCCCAGGGCTCTGATAGAATGGGCACTAATGCTGGCCAGACAGGTTTGCCCTTTGGCATGGTTAAACGCGATGTATTACATAATGGTCCCCAGTGGATGGAAAATTCTCAAAGCGAAACAAGCAGAAGCATGCACTATGACCAACCTTCCGGGCTTAATGACATTCAAAACCACCATGACTTGTACAGGCCAGTGCACAGTAGATCTATGGGTGACATCTTGACCGAGTTCCCTGCCTGCACATCTGGCCGTCAGAACCAAGGATTGTTAGTGGATGAGTTCCCGCATCTTGATATCATAAATGACCTGCTTGATGATGAAACTGGTGTTGGAAAGTCGGCAAAGGCAAGTTCAACATTCCAGTCTCTTAATAGTGGGCCACACTTGCTTAATCGACAGTTCAGTTATCCTGGGGACTTGGGTGCAGATGATGATTTTGGATCCTCAACCAGTTCTTGCAGGTTCGAGCGTTCGCTGAGTTTCCATCATCATGATCACGGATTTCAAGGAGGTTATAGGTCGTCTAATGGGCATTTCGATTCAATGAGAGATTATGTTCCACAAATGAGTACTTCTTACGTCAATGGGCAGGTTGACGGGGTGATGCCTAACCAGTGGCAGGTGGGCGGATCTGATCTGCTATATCTAGGTATGAGGAACTCGGATAATGATGGTTACTCGTACTATCCAGATTACTCAAATGTGGCATCTGGTATCAATGGTTATTCCATATTCCGGCCGTCAAATGGTCCTACTTAG
- the LOC107617513 gene encoding MATH domain-containing protein At5g43560 isoform X2 codes for MPLRLAATNGWSHFAQFTIAVVNKDPKKSKYSDTLHRFWKKEHDWGWKKFMELSKVYDGFVDTSDNLIIKAQVQVIREKSDRPFRCLDCQYRRELVRVYLTNVEQICRRFVEERRSKLGKLIEDKARWSSFFAFWREIDQNSRRRMSREKTDVILKVVVKHFFIEKEVTSTLVMDSLYSGLRALEGQTKCKKARVKSLDGEEMPAPIIRVEKDMFVLVDDVLLLLERAAIEPLPPKEEKGPQNRTKDGNSGEDFNKDSIERDERRLTELGRRTLEIFVLAHIFSNKIEVAYQEAVALKRQEELIREEEAAWQAESDQKVKRGVGEKEKKSKRKQAKQKRNNRKGKDKGKEERTALALNGKNQDDNDVDEKKDSIMDEPQSLSEKADAMEDVSDVSDSVDAVVEVLQPDSEDRDASPVNWDTDASEAHPPTEASSNGIGVSSMQNGLSEKRSSSVIDDSSSTCSTDSLPSVVMNDHYKGSPFSNYKAHKSPSRAKNHGKASCDIGSWTNETDGQPSGSATDAVGIHNESGSSKVRESESKGTVISLRDRLKWAEQHVVRKEEDVASLQQKQNIKDQVETERPVDNESLRKENIPAVPSSPLSPLRNISSTVQMKSEEHKTSATVDPVHIRKTSSPFSSASQATTVSKTETLKSSTASVRLTERSVAQLSVMSRPSSSPLVPGPRPAAPVVSMAQTAPPLSRSVSASSRLGPDPSPATHSYVPQSYRNAIIGNPVTSTAANLTHSSSSSSTVKQSSGFSQPSSMVSSPIFLPQGSDRMGTNAGQTGLPFGMVKRDVLHNGPQWMENSQSETSRSMHYDQPSGLNDIQNHHDLYRPVHSRSMGDILTEFPACTSGRQNQGLLVDEFPHLDIINDLLDDETGVGKSAKASSTFQSLNSGPHLLNRQFSYPGDLGADDDFGSSTSSCRFERSLSFHHHDHGFQGGYRSSNGHFDSMRDYVPQMSTSYVNGQVDGVMPNQWQVGGSDLLYLGMRNSDNDGYSYYPDYSNVASGINGYSIFRPSNGPT; via the exons GATGGAGCCATTTCGCGCAATTCACAATTGCCGTGGTCAACAAAGACCCAAAGAAATCAAAATATTCTG ATACGTTGCATCGATTTTGGAAGAAGGAGCATGACTGGGGATGGAAAAAATTTATGGAGCTTTCCAAGGTGTATGATGGATTTGTTGACACTTCTGACAATCTGATAATAAAAGCTCAAGTTCAAGTCATTAG GGAGAAATCAGACAGACCTTTTCGTTGCCTTGATTGTCAGTATAGGAGAGAACTTGTTAGGGTATATTTGACAAATGTAGAACAAATTTGCCGGCGCTTTGTGGAAGAGAGAAGAAGCAAGCTTGGGAAGTTGATAGAGGATAAAGCTAGGTGGTCGAG TTTCTTTGCTTTCTGGCGGGAAATTGACCAAAATTCTAGGCGCCGCATGTCGAGAGAGAAGACAGATGTAATTTTGAAGGTAGTTGTAAAACACTTCTTTATAGAGAAAGAAGTCACGTCTACGTTGGTTATGGACTCTTTGTACAGTGGGCTGAGGGCTCTTGAAGGCCAGACTAAGTGCAAGAAGGCTAGGGTAAAATCGCTGGATGGTGAAGAAATGCCAGCACCAATTATTCGTGTTGAGAAGGATATGTTTGTATTGGTGGATGATGTTTTACTGCTACTAGAAAGGGCTGCTATAGAACCACTCCCTCCTAAAGAGGAGAAGGGTCCTCAGAATCGTACAAAG GATGGAAACTCGGGAGAGGACTTCAATAAAGATTCTATAGAGCGTGATGAAAGGCGTCTCACAGAATTGGGTCGTAGAACTTTGGAGATATTTGTCCTTGCCCATATATTCAG CAATAAAATTGAGGTTGCATACCAGGAGGCTGTTGCACTTAAGAGACAGGAAGAGCTCATCCGGGAAGAAGAGGCTGCATGGCAAGCTGAAAGTGATCAGAAAGTAAAACGTGGTGTCGGTGAGAAGGAAAAGAAGTCAAAGAGAAAACAG GCGAAACAAAAACGGAACAATCGCAAAGGAAAGGATAAAGGGAAGGAGGAGAGGACTGCTTTGGCTCTTAATGGCAAGAACCAAGATGACAATGATGTTGATGAGAAAAAGGATTCTATTATGGATGAGCCTCAAAGTCTGTCTGAAAAGGCTGATGCCATGGAAGATGTTTCTGATGTGTCTGACTCCGTGGATGCCGTTGTTGAGGTACTTCAACctgattcagaagacagagaTGCTAGTCCTGTTAATTGGGATACTGATGCATCTGAAGCTCATCCTCCAACTGAGGCTAGTAGCAACGGCATAGGTGTTTCATCGATGCAAAATGGACTGTCTGAGAAAAGGAGCAGTTCAGTGATAGATGATAGTTCTTCAACATGCTCAACTGATTCATTGCCATCAGTGGTCATGAATGACCATTACAAGGGGAGCCCTTTCTCAAATTATAAAGCCCATAAGTCACCTAGCAG AGCTAAGAACCATGGTAAAGCATCTTGTGATATTGGTAGCTGGACAAATGAAACAGATGGTCAACCATCTGGTTCTGCCACAGATGCTGTGGGTATTCACAATGAGTCTGGAAGCAGTAAGGTTCGGGAATCTGAGTCCAAGGGTACTGTCATCTCCTTGCGGGACCGGTTAAAGTGGGCTGAGCAACATGTTGTAAGAAAG GAGGAGGATGTTGCTTCACTGCAACAGAAACAGAATATCAAAGACCAAGTTGAGACAGAGAGACCTGTTGACAATGAAAGTCTACGGAAAGAGAATATACCAGCAGTGCCATCCTCACCATTAAGTCCCCTTAGAAACATATCCTCAACTGTTCAGATGAAGTCAGAAGAACACAAGACCAGCGCTACTGTAGATCCTGTTCATATCAGGAAAACATCTTCACCTTTCTCATCTGCATCACAAGCAACAACTGTGTCCAAAACCGAGACCCTAAAATCTTCAACTGCAAGTGTGAGATTAACTGAAAGATCTGTAGCACAACTTTCCGTGATGTCAAGACCTTCTAGTTCTCCTTTAGTTCCTGGTCCCAGGCCTGCAGCTCCTGTTGTCTCAATGGCTCAAACAGCTCCTCCACTTTCACGTTCAGTGAGTGCATCTAGTCGGTTAGGTCCTGATCCATCACCTGCTACTCACAGTTATGTTCCTCAATCCTACAGAAATGCTATAATAGGGAACCCAGTGACTTCAACAGCTGCCAATCTGACCCATTCCAGTTCCTCCAGTTCCACAGTGAAACAATCTTCTGGGTTTTCTCAACCGTCCTCCATGGTATCATCACCGATATTTTTACCCCAGGGCTCTGATAGAATGGGCACTAATGCTGGCCAGACAGGTTTGCCCTTTGGCATGGTTAAACGCGATGTATTACATAATGGTCCCCAGTGGATGGAAAATTCTCAAAGCGAAACAAGCAGAAGCATGCACTATGACCAACCTTCCGGGCTTAATGACATTCAAAACCACCATGACTTGTACAGGCCAGTGCACAGTAGATCTATGGGTGACATCTTGACCGAGTTCCCTGCCTGCACATCTGGCCGTCAGAACCAAGGATTGTTAGTGGATGAGTTCCCGCATCTTGATATCATAAATGACCTGCTTGATGATGAAACTGGTGTTGGAAAGTCGGCAAAGGCAAGTTCAACATTCCAGTCTCTTAATAGTGGGCCACACTTGCTTAATCGACAGTTCAGTTATCCTGGGGACTTGGGTGCAGATGATGATTTTGGATCCTCAACCAGTTCTTGCAGGTTCGAGCGTTCGCTGAGTTTCCATCATCATGATCACGGATTTCAAGGAGGTTATAGGTCGTCTAATGGGCATTTCGATTCAATGAGAGATTATGTTCCACAAATGAGTACTTCTTACGTCAATGGGCAGGTTGACGGGGTGATGCCTAACCAGTGGCAGGTGGGCGGATCTGATCTGCTATATCTAGGTATGAGGAACTCGGATAATGATGGTTACTCGTACTATCCAGATTACTCAAATGTGGCATCTGGTATCAATGGTTATTCCATATTCCGGCCGTCAAATGGTCCTACTTAG
- the LOC107617513 gene encoding MATH domain-containing protein At5g43560 isoform X3 — MELSKVYDGFVDTSDNLIIKAQVQVIREKSDRPFRCLDCQYRRELVRVYLTNVEQICRRFVEERRSKLGKLIEDKARWSSFFAFWREIDQNSRRRMSREKTDVILKVVVKHFFIEKEVTSTLVMDSLYSGLRALEGQTKCKKARVKSLDGEEMPAPIIRVEKDMFVLVDDVLLLLERAAIEPLPPKEEKGPQNRTKDGNSGEDFNKDSIERDERRLTELGRRTLEIFVLAHIFSNKIEVAYQEAVALKRQEELIREEEAAWQAESDQKVKRGVGEKEKKSKRKQAKQKRNNRKGKDKGKEERTALALNGKNQDDNDVDEKKDSIMDEPQSLSEKADAMEDVSDVSDSVDAVVEVLQPDSEDRDASPVNWDTDASEAHPPTEASSNGIGVSSMQNGLSEKRSSSVIDDSSSTCSTDSLPSVVMNDHYKGSPFSNYKAHKSPSRAKNHGKASCDIGSWTNETDGQPSGSATDAVGIHNESGSSKVRESESKGTVISLRDRLKWAEQHVVRKEEDVASLQQKQNIKDQVETERPVDNESLRKENIPAVPSSPLSPLRNISSTVQMKSEEHKTSATVDPVHIRKTSSPFSSASQATTVSKTETLKSSTASVRLTERSVAQLSVMSRPSSSPLVPGPRPAAPVVSMAQTAPPLSRSVSASSRLGPDPSPATHSYVPQSYRNAIIGNPVTSTAANLTHSSSSSSTVKQSSGFSQPSSMVSSPIFLPQGSDRMGTNAGQTGLPFGMVKRDVLHNGPQWMENSQSETSRSMHYDQPSGLNDIQNHHDLYRPVHSRSMGDILTEFPACTSGRQNQGLLVDEFPHLDIINDLLDDETGVGKSAKASSTFQSLNSGPHLLNRQFSYPGDLGADDDFGSSTSSCRFERSLSFHHHDHGFQGGYRSSNGHFDSMRDYVPQMSTSYVNGQVDGVMPNQWQVGGSDLLYLGMRNSDNDGYSYYPDYSNVASGINGYSIFRPSNGPT, encoded by the exons ATGGAGCTTTCCAAGGTGTATGATGGATTTGTTGACACTTCTGACAATCTGATAATAAAAGCTCAAGTTCAAGTCATTAG GGAGAAATCAGACAGACCTTTTCGTTGCCTTGATTGTCAGTATAGGAGAGAACTTGTTAGGGTATATTTGACAAATGTAGAACAAATTTGCCGGCGCTTTGTGGAAGAGAGAAGAAGCAAGCTTGGGAAGTTGATAGAGGATAAAGCTAGGTGGTCGAG TTTCTTTGCTTTCTGGCGGGAAATTGACCAAAATTCTAGGCGCCGCATGTCGAGAGAGAAGACAGATGTAATTTTGAAGGTAGTTGTAAAACACTTCTTTATAGAGAAAGAAGTCACGTCTACGTTGGTTATGGACTCTTTGTACAGTGGGCTGAGGGCTCTTGAAGGCCAGACTAAGTGCAAGAAGGCTAGGGTAAAATCGCTGGATGGTGAAGAAATGCCAGCACCAATTATTCGTGTTGAGAAGGATATGTTTGTATTGGTGGATGATGTTTTACTGCTACTAGAAAGGGCTGCTATAGAACCACTCCCTCCTAAAGAGGAGAAGGGTCCTCAGAATCGTACAAAG GATGGAAACTCGGGAGAGGACTTCAATAAAGATTCTATAGAGCGTGATGAAAGGCGTCTCACAGAATTGGGTCGTAGAACTTTGGAGATATTTGTCCTTGCCCATATATTCAG CAATAAAATTGAGGTTGCATACCAGGAGGCTGTTGCACTTAAGAGACAGGAAGAGCTCATCCGGGAAGAAGAGGCTGCATGGCAAGCTGAAAGTGATCAGAAAGTAAAACGTGGTGTCGGTGAGAAGGAAAAGAAGTCAAAGAGAAAACAG GCGAAACAAAAACGGAACAATCGCAAAGGAAAGGATAAAGGGAAGGAGGAGAGGACTGCTTTGGCTCTTAATGGCAAGAACCAAGATGACAATGATGTTGATGAGAAAAAGGATTCTATTATGGATGAGCCTCAAAGTCTGTCTGAAAAGGCTGATGCCATGGAAGATGTTTCTGATGTGTCTGACTCCGTGGATGCCGTTGTTGAGGTACTTCAACctgattcagaagacagagaTGCTAGTCCTGTTAATTGGGATACTGATGCATCTGAAGCTCATCCTCCAACTGAGGCTAGTAGCAACGGCATAGGTGTTTCATCGATGCAAAATGGACTGTCTGAGAAAAGGAGCAGTTCAGTGATAGATGATAGTTCTTCAACATGCTCAACTGATTCATTGCCATCAGTGGTCATGAATGACCATTACAAGGGGAGCCCTTTCTCAAATTATAAAGCCCATAAGTCACCTAGCAG AGCTAAGAACCATGGTAAAGCATCTTGTGATATTGGTAGCTGGACAAATGAAACAGATGGTCAACCATCTGGTTCTGCCACAGATGCTGTGGGTATTCACAATGAGTCTGGAAGCAGTAAGGTTCGGGAATCTGAGTCCAAGGGTACTGTCATCTCCTTGCGGGACCGGTTAAAGTGGGCTGAGCAACATGTTGTAAGAAAG GAGGAGGATGTTGCTTCACTGCAACAGAAACAGAATATCAAAGACCAAGTTGAGACAGAGAGACCTGTTGACAATGAAAGTCTACGGAAAGAGAATATACCAGCAGTGCCATCCTCACCATTAAGTCCCCTTAGAAACATATCCTCAACTGTTCAGATGAAGTCAGAAGAACACAAGACCAGCGCTACTGTAGATCCTGTTCATATCAGGAAAACATCTTCACCTTTCTCATCTGCATCACAAGCAACAACTGTGTCCAAAACCGAGACCCTAAAATCTTCAACTGCAAGTGTGAGATTAACTGAAAGATCTGTAGCACAACTTTCCGTGATGTCAAGACCTTCTAGTTCTCCTTTAGTTCCTGGTCCCAGGCCTGCAGCTCCTGTTGTCTCAATGGCTCAAACAGCTCCTCCACTTTCACGTTCAGTGAGTGCATCTAGTCGGTTAGGTCCTGATCCATCACCTGCTACTCACAGTTATGTTCCTCAATCCTACAGAAATGCTATAATAGGGAACCCAGTGACTTCAACAGCTGCCAATCTGACCCATTCCAGTTCCTCCAGTTCCACAGTGAAACAATCTTCTGGGTTTTCTCAACCGTCCTCCATGGTATCATCACCGATATTTTTACCCCAGGGCTCTGATAGAATGGGCACTAATGCTGGCCAGACAGGTTTGCCCTTTGGCATGGTTAAACGCGATGTATTACATAATGGTCCCCAGTGGATGGAAAATTCTCAAAGCGAAACAAGCAGAAGCATGCACTATGACCAACCTTCCGGGCTTAATGACATTCAAAACCACCATGACTTGTACAGGCCAGTGCACAGTAGATCTATGGGTGACATCTTGACCGAGTTCCCTGCCTGCACATCTGGCCGTCAGAACCAAGGATTGTTAGTGGATGAGTTCCCGCATCTTGATATCATAAATGACCTGCTTGATGATGAAACTGGTGTTGGAAAGTCGGCAAAGGCAAGTTCAACATTCCAGTCTCTTAATAGTGGGCCACACTTGCTTAATCGACAGTTCAGTTATCCTGGGGACTTGGGTGCAGATGATGATTTTGGATCCTCAACCAGTTCTTGCAGGTTCGAGCGTTCGCTGAGTTTCCATCATCATGATCACGGATTTCAAGGAGGTTATAGGTCGTCTAATGGGCATTTCGATTCAATGAGAGATTATGTTCCACAAATGAGTACTTCTTACGTCAATGGGCAGGTTGACGGGGTGATGCCTAACCAGTGGCAGGTGGGCGGATCTGATCTGCTATATCTAGGTATGAGGAACTCGGATAATGATGGTTACTCGTACTATCCAGATTACTCAAATGTGGCATCTGGTATCAATGGTTATTCCATATTCCGGCCGTCAAATGGTCCTACTTAG